ACATAGCTTCGAAAATCGCAGCGCTTTGAATATTGATTTTCACATTCAAAGTTTGCCCAAAAGCTTCAAATTCATTACGAAGATAAGTGAAATCTTGTTTTTTATCACTAGAGACGACAGCCATCATCGTGAAATATTCATCCAAGACAGTTTGAGAGATATCATCAATATTCAAACCTAATTCTGCAATTTTACCAGAAACACCTGCAACAATTCCAGATTTATCTTTACCAACAACAGTTATAATCGCTTTCATAAGCAAACTCCAATTCTTCTTAAAATAGGAAACCTGAACATTTAGCAGATTTCTTCTTAAATAGTATAGCATAATTCTAACTAAAATACTCAAAAACGCCTGCTTACGAAGTTGTTCTTAGGAAAAAAACAATTTCGTAAACAAGCGTCTACTATCTCAACTTATGATGAGTGTTCCCGCTAGGACCGAGGTCCTAGCGGTAGACCAGAGCTAGACTAAGAGCACAAGACTCCATCATCATAACACTCAACAAAATTGATGATTTTATACTAATTCGATGATCGCCATTGGCGCTGCATCACCACGACGTGGTTCAGTTTTAAGGATACGAGTGTATCCACCGTTACGTTCAGCATAACGAGGTGCGATTTCTGAGAACAATTTTTGAAGTGCTGTAGTAGAAGTGTACTTGTCAGTTGCTTCATCATAGTTTTCAGATGCGATTTCATTACGTACGAAAGCAGCTGCTTGACGACGTGCATGCAAATCACCACGTTTACCTAGAGTAATCATTTTTTCAACAGTTTTACGGATTTCTTTAGCACGAGCTTCAGTTGTCACGATTGATTCGTTGATCAAAAGGTCAGTTGTCAAATCGCGAAGCATTGCTTTACGTTGTGAGCTAGTGCGTCCTAGTTTACGGTAAGCCATGTATTCCTCCTTTATTTATCTTTTAATCCAAGACCCAAATCAATGAGTTTGAGTTTCACTTCTTCCAAACTCTTGCGTCCAAGATTTCGTACTTTCATCATCTCTGCTTCAGATTTTTCTGTCAAATCATGCACAGTATTGATACCGGCACGTTTCAAACAGTTGTATGAACGCACAGACAAGTCCAGTTCCTCAATCGTACGATCCAAAATACGGTCGTCAGATTCAGTATCAGCTTCTTTCATCACTTCAGTTGACTTAGCAATCTCAGTAAGATTTGTAAACAAATCAAGATGTTCTGTCAAAATACGTGCTGAAAGCCCTAAAGCATCTTCTGGAATAATTGTTCCATTTGTCAAGATTTCAAGGGTTAGTTTGTCAAATCCATCATTGCTACCTACACGAGCAGGTTCAACTTGATAGTTGACTTTGGTAACTGGTGTATAAATAGAATCTACAGCAAGTGTCCCAACTGGTGCATTATCCTTTTTATTTTCATCTGCAGGTACATATCCACGACCACTGTTAACAGTCATAGTCGCTTTTAGAGAAGAACCTTCACCGATTGTAAAGAGATAATGATCTGGATTTACAATTTCAATATCGCTATCTGTCAAAATGTCACCAGCTGTTACTTCAGCAGGACCTTCAACATCCAGTTCGATGATTTTTTCGTCTTCAACGTACGATTTCACTGCAATTCCTTTAATGTTCAGAATGATTTGCATCACGTCTTCACGAACACCTGGAACTGTGTCAAACTCATGTAACACACCATCAATGTTAATAGATGTCACAGCTGCTCCTGGTAGAGAAGCTAGAAGTACACGACGAAGAGAGTTACCAAGAGTTGTACCGTAGCCACGTTCAAGTGGTTCGATTACAAACTTGCCATAATCTTTATTTTCATCAATTTTTGTTATATTTGGTTTTTCAAACTCGATCATTTAGTTACTCCCTCTTAAACGAAAAGCAGTGTAATGCGATGATTATACACGGCGACGTTTTGGAGGACGAGCACCATTGTGTGGCACTGGAGTCACATCACGAATTGCTGTTACTTCAAGACCAGCGGCAGCAAGCGCACGAATAGCTGACTCACGACCAGAACCTGGACCTTTTACAGTAACTTCAACTGATTTAAGACCGTGTTCTTGTGCAGATTTAGCAGCAGCTTCAGAAGCCATTTGAGCAGCGAATGGTGTAGATTTACGAGAACCTTTGAAACCAAGAGCACCAGCTGATGACCAAGCAATTGCATTACCATGCACATCAGTAATCATAACAATAGTGTTATTAAATGTAGCGTGAATATGAGCAATACCAGATTCGATATTCTTTTTCACACGACGTTTACGTGTTGGTTTAGCCAAGACTTTTACCTCCTATATTATTTTTTCTTACCAGCGATCGCAACAGCTTTACCTTTACGAGTGCGAGCGTTGTTTTTAGTGTTTTGTCCACGGACAGGAAGTCCACGACGGTGACGGATACCACGGTATGAACCGATTTCCATCAAACGTTTGATGTTCAAGTTTACTTCACGACGAAGGTCACCTTCAACTTTGATTGCATCCACTTCACGACGGATAGCATCTTCTTGATCTGATGTAAGATCACGTACACGAACATCTTCTGAGATTCCAGCAGCAGCCAAAATTTTCTTAGATGTTGCAAGTCCGATACCATAAACATAAGTCAATGAGATTACTACGCGTTTGTCATTTGGAATGTCAACTCCAGCAATACGAGCCATGTTTTCTCCTTTCTATCTTATCCTTGACGTTGTTTGTGTTTTGGATTTGCTGGGCAAATTACCATAACACGACCATTACGACGAATAACTTTACAGTATTCGCAAATTGGTTTGACCGATGGTCTTACTTTCATTTCTTATCCCTCCAAGTTTTTCGATTATTTAAAGCGGTAAGTGATACGTCCACGTGTCAAGTCATATGGACTCATTTCGACAGTAACACGATCTCCCGCTAAAATACGAATATAGTTTTTACGAATTTTACCAGAAACTGTTGCTAAAATCTGATGTCCATTTTCAAGTTCAACCGTAAACATTGCATTCGGCATTGTATCAACTACTTTGCCTTCAACTTCAATCACATCGTCTTTTGCCACGCAAAAGCACCTCCATAAATTTCGATTCGATGCCTCTAGACACAGAGACAACAATTATAAGTCAGACTATCTCAGTATAACATTTGTAGCTGATTTTTGCAAGTGTGAAAAGCGCTTTATTTCAAATTTGTCAATACTTTTTCGATATCTGAGAATACATCATTGATATCTTGATTACCTTCGATGTCATGAACCAAACCTTTGGCACGGTAGTGAGCAATGATTGGTTCCCCTTGAGCAATATTCACATCCAAACGACGTTTTACTGTCTCAGGCTTATCATCTTCACGTTGGTAGTAATCTTCTTCTTTATAGTCAACTGGTGGGTTAAAGACCTTGTGGAAAGTTTCTCCAGTTACGCGGTGGATGATACGACCACTCAAACGTTCCAAGAGGCTGTCTGGATTTACTTCAATGTTGATGACACCTTCTAGTTCAATACCAAGTTCAGCCAATGTTTTGTCCAAGGCATGAGCTTGTTCGATTGTACGTGGGTAACCATCCAACAAGAATCCTGTTTCTTTAATATCATCTTGTGAAAGACGTTCTTTTACGATTCCATTTGTAACTTCATCAGGAACCAATTCACCCTTGTCAATGTATGACTTAGCAAGAACACCCATTTCAGTTTGATTTGCCATAGCAGCGCGGAACATATCACCTGTTGAGATATGTGCAACATGGAATTGTTCTACGATTTTTGCTGCTTGAGTTCCCTTACCTGCACCAGGTAAGCCCATAATCAAAAGATTCATGATTTGATCTCCTTATTTTATTTTTAAATAGAAGCAAAAAATCTTTTCACCCCTATTTAAAAACAAAATAGAAGAGGGGAGACCAAACTCTCACAAATGTCAGAGTTTAAACCTCCACTCCCTCAGCATTTACTGATTCCGTAAATGCTTTTATTCTGTTCTATCCATGAAACCAACATACTTACGTTTCAATAAGTATCCTTCCAATTGTTTGATTCCTTCAATACCTGTAGAGATAATGATCAAAAGACTGGTTCCTCCAAAAGCAACTGCTTCTGAAAGCCCGAAAACATCTTTTGCTACAATCGGTAAAATAGAAATCACACCAAGGAAGAGGGAACCAACAGTTGCAAGACGACGAAGAAGTTTAGACATATATTCTTCTGTACCTTTACCAGGACGAACTCCGTGGATATAGGCACCACTCTTTTGTAGGTTCTCTGCCGCTTTTTCAGGATTAATCTGTACAAACGTATAGAAGAATGTAAAGAGAATGATCAATAAAGCATACATGGCGATACCAGTTGGTGAAGTTGTTGCCAGCATTTCTTGTGCTGTTCTTACCCAAGCCCAATCATGACCTGTAGCGCTTAAAAACTGTAGAATAGCTGCTGGCGCCGCAGTAATCGAACTTGCGAAGATAACAGGGATAACTCCAGCAGGGTTGACCTTCAAAGGAAGGTAAGAGCTAGATGGAGCACCTTGTGCAACCTTAGTATATTGGATTGGAATTTTGTATTCTGCTTGTTGAACATAAGTTGTAAAGTAAATGATCAACAATACAGTAATAATCAAAATGATTACAAAAATAATAGATGAGTTGATACGGTCACTTGGGACGTTCACAAAGTAGTCCACATAGATGCCCTGAATCATCTCTGGGATTGAGGAAACAATCCCGGCAAAGATAATCATAGAAACACCATTTCCGTATCCCTTATCTGTAATTTGCTCTCCCAACCAAGTAACAATCATGCTACCAGCTGTTAAGATGATACCAATCATGATAAAGACTTGTGGAGTAAGAGCTGTTTTCAACAATTGAGCTCCAGCCAAAGTATTAAAACCAGCTGTAATCCCGATAGATTGCACAAAAGCTAAAACAAGAGCAATATAACGAGTAGCTTGATTCAATTTTCTTCGACCTACTTCCCCTTGTTTACCCCACTCTACAAATTTGGGTAAAATATCCATTTGCAAGAGTTGTACAACGATAGAGGCCGTAATGTAGGGACTGACACCAAGAGCAAAAACTGAAAAGTTTTTCATGGCATTCCCTGACACCAAGCTCAACATGTTTAAGAAGGATAATCCACTTAAAGCATTCAAGCTATTGGCATTCACACCGGGAACTGTAATGCTAGTTCCGATACGAAAGACCAAAACGATAAAAATTGTAAATAAAATTTTTGATCGAACCTGCTTGACTTTAAGAGCTTCTCTTAATAATTTAAAAAACATAGGTCACCTCTCTTAGATGACTTCTACTGAACCACCTTTAGCAGTGATAGCTTCTTCAGCTGATTTAGAGAATTTAGCTGCTTTTACAGTCAATTTCTTAGTCAACTCACCGTTACCAAGAATTTTAATACCTGATTTTTCAGCTTTAACAATTCCTGCTTCGATAAGAACAACTGGAGTTACTTCAGCACCATCTTCAAAGACGTTCAATTGGTCAAGGTTCACAATTGCGTATTCTTTAGCGTTGATGTTAGTGAATCCACGTTTTGGAAGACGACGGAACAATGGAGTTTGTCCACCTTCAAAACCAAGGCGAACTCCGCCACCGCTACGAGCTTTTTGACCTTTTTGACCACGACCAGATGTTTTACCGTTACCTGATGAAGTACCACGACCAACGCGGTTACGTACTTTACGAGAACCTTCTGCAGGTTTCAATTCATGAAGTTTCATTTTTGTTTTCTCCTCTTTTGTAAAATGCTAGCGCCGATAAGGGAGAAAAGGTTGTCTCCCCCATCAACTCGCCTATACGACGTCATCATAGATGACTATATCTAGTTTTAGGGGATGGTATAGTGCACATCCCCTAAAAATTCATTAGTTTACTTCTTCAACTGTTACCAAGTGAGATACTGCTGTGATCATACCACGGATAGCAGCGTTATCTTCTTTAATAACAGAGCTGTTCAATTTGCCAAGTCCAAGTGCTACAACAGTTTTACGTTGTGATGGAATGCGTCCGATTGGAGACTTAGTCAAAGTAATTTTAATTTGAGCCATTTTATCCCCTTTCTTATGCCAAATCAGAAACTGAAATACCACGAAGGGCAGCAACTTCTTCAGCGCGTTTCAATTGTTTCAAACCTTCAACAGTTGCACGAACAATGTTGATTGGAGTGTTAGAACCAAGTGATTTAGATGTAATATCTGCCACACCTGCCAATTCCACAACGGCACGAACTGCACCACCAGCGGCAACTCCAGAACCTTCTACAGCAGGTTTCAACAATACTTTAGCTCCACCGAATTCTGAAAGAACTTCGTGTGGGATTGTTGTTCCAACCATAGGAACTTCAATCAAGTTTTTCTTAGCATCATCTACTGCTTTACGGATTGCTTCTGGAACTTCTTGAGCTTTACCAGTACCAAATCCTACGCGACCGTTGTGGTCACCAACAACAACAAGAGCTGCGAAACGAAGACGACGTCCACCTTTAACAACTTTTGTAACACGGTTGACAGCAACTACGCGTTCTTCTAATTCAACTGCATTGTCTTTAAATGCCATTTTCTAGTGTCCTCCTATTAGAATTTCAATCCGTTTTCACGAGCTGCATCAGCCAAAGCTTTCACACGTCCGTGATATAGATATCCACCGCGGTCGAACACCACTTCTGAAATACCTTTAGCGTTTGCACGTTCTGCAACGAGTTTACCGACAGCAACGGCTTGTTCAGTTTTAGTTCCTTTTGAAACTTCTTTGTCAAGAGTTGAAGCACTTGCGAGCGTTACACCCGCTACGTCATCAATCACTTGAGCGTAGATGCCTGTATTAGAACGGAATACGTTCAAACGTGGGCGATCAGCAGTTCCAGAGAGTTTTCCGCGAACGCGACGGTGGCGTTTTTGGCGGAGTTTGTTTTTATCTGGTTTTGAAATCACAGTTTTCACCTCTTTAGTTTTAAATCGTGTGCTATGCACAAAGTTGGAAAATAGGTTGGTGGTTGAGATTCAACCACTCAACATTATTTACCAGTTTTACCTTCTTTACGGCGAACGAATTCACCAACGTAACGGATACCTTTACCTTTATATGGTTCTGGTGAACGAAGGCTACGTACGTAAGCAGCTGTTTGACCAACTACTTCTTTTGAAATTCCGCTAACAACGATTGTTGTTGGGTTTGGAAGTTCAAAAGTAATTCCTTCTGGAGCTTCAACTTCGTCTGGATGAGATTTACCAACAGCCAAAACAAGTTTAGATCCTTGAAGTTGTGCACGGTAACCAACCCCGCGCATTTCAAGTTCTTTCTTGAATCCTTCTGATACACCAACAACCATGTTGTTCAAAAGGGCACGAGTAGTTCCGTGGATAGTTTTCATTTCTTTTGAATCGTTTGGACGGTGAAGAGTTACTTCAGTACCTTCCACACGGATTTCAATATCTTTTGAGAACTCACGAGTAAGTTCTCCTTTAGGTCCTTTTACAGTTACAACGTTGTCATTGTTAGTGAGTTCAACACCAGCAGGCAACACGATAACTTTATTACCAATACGTGACATGTTTATTTTCTCCTGTTAAATTGTCAGGCCAGAACGGCCAGTTTTCACGGGGTTCAATCGATTTCTCGATTTAAAGGAACATTTAGGTTTCAATTTCAAAGTGAATCTAGGCATCGTCTCGCAGGCTTAACTTTGGGTTAGGCAAGAGAAGATAACGAAGAGTCACAAAGAAATTGGGAGCTAAATATTACCAAACGTAAGCGATAACTTCCCCACCAACATTCTTTTGGCGTGCTTCTTTATCAGTAAGCAAACCTTCAGAAGTTGAAAGGATAGCAATTCCAAGTCCGTTAAGAACTTTTGGAAGGTCTTCACGTTTTTTGTAGACACGAAGTCCTGGTTTAGAAACACGTTTCAAGTTAGTGATAACTTTTTCACCGTTTGGTCCGTATTTAAGGAATACACGGATGATGCCTTGTTTGTCATCTTCGATGATTTCAACGTTTTTTACAAAACCTTCGCGTTTAAGGATTTCAGCAATCCCTTTTTTGATGTTTGATGCAGGTACTTCAAGTACTTCGTGTTTAGCTTGGTTAGCGTTACGAATACGAGTTAGGAAGTCTGCGATTGGGTCAGTCATAACCATTTTGTTTTTCTCCTCTTACTAGTAGTTTGCAAGTTGCACTTGCTAGTTAATACATGATACAAAGAGCGTAACAGCACGAGCAAAAATAGGCAATTTGATGCAGGAGCGATGCTCCAAAGCAAATTGGTCTTTTTTGCCAAAGCTGTAGCTCGTGTTCAAATTGGAAACCCCAACTGAACCCGGGCTAAACTCTGTGTGAAAAAGATAAACTTTCCTAGAAACTTCAGTTTCTTCGTCAAGTTTCCTATTTTCACTTAGAGTTTTGACGCCCTTGATATCTTAAATTACCAAGATGCTTTTGTTACACCAGGGATTTGTCCTTTGTAAGCTAATTCACGGAAGCAAACACGGCAAAGTTTAAATTTGCGGTAAACTGAATGCGGACGACCACATTTTTCACAACGAGTATAAGCTTGAGTAGAGAACTTCGCTGGACGTTTGTTCTTAGCAATCATTGATTTTTTAGCCATTAGATTTACCTCCTATATTATTTTGCAAAAGGCATTCCAAGGCCTGTAAGCAATGCACGTGACTCTTCGTCAGTGTTAGCAGTTGTTACGATAACGATGTCAAGACCACGAGTTTTGTCAACGTCATCAAAGTTGATTTCTGGGAAGATCAATTGTTCTTTCACACCAAGTGTGTAGTTTCCGCGTCCATCAAATGATTTCGTTGGAACACCATGGAAGTCACGTACACGTGGAAGTGAAACTGATACCAATTTATCTAAGAATTCGTACATACGTTCACCACGAAGGGTAACTTTTGCACCGATCGCAACACCTTCACGAAGACGGAAGCCGGCGATTGATTTTTTAGCTTTAGTGATAAGTGGTTTTTGACCTGAGATAAGTGCCAATTCTTCAGCAGCTTTTTCAAGGCTTTTAGCGTTTGATACAGCTTCACCAACACCCATGTTCAAAACGATCTTATCTACTTTAGGCACAGCCATCACTGATGAGTAGTTGAATTGTTCTGTCAAAGCAGGAACTACTTCATTAAGATATTTTTCTTTTAAACGATTTGCCATTATACTTCTCCTTTCCTTCGTGATTAATCAAGCACTTCGCCTGATTTTTTGTTGTAGCGAACTTTTTTACCGTCTACAAATTTGTAACCAACACGACCAGCTACACCATTTTTGTCCAATACTTGAACGTTTGATACGTGGATAGCTGCTTCTTTCTCGATGATACCACCTTGAGGAAGTTCGTTAGTTGGACGTTGGTGTTTCTTAACGATGTTAACACCTTCAACGATAACTTTGTTTACTTTTGGAAGGGCAGTAAGGACAACAGCTTCTGTTCCCTTATCTTTACCAGCGATTACGCGAACTTTGTCGCCTTTTTTTACAAACATTAGATTTCTCCTTGATTTTTCTTACGCCCATAAGGGCACCCTAGCTTGAAGCTAGGGGACTAGTTTGTTTCTAAAAATTAAAGTACTTCTGGAGCAAGTGACACGATCTTCATGAAGCCACCTTCACGCAATTCACGTGCAACTGGTCCAAAGATACGTGTTCCGCGAGGAGTTTTGTCTTCACGGATGATAACTGCTGCATTTTCGTCAAATTTGATGTATGAACCATCAGCACGACGAGCACCTGATTTAGTACGAACGATAACTGCTTTAACAACGTCACCTTTTTTAACCGCACCACCAGGAGTAGCTTGTTTTACAGATGCCACGATAACATCACCGATGTTTGCAAATTTACGTCCTGAACCACCAAGAACTTTGATAGTCAAGATTTCGCGAGCACCGCTGTTGTCTGCGACTTTCAAACGAGTTTCTGTTTGAATCATTTCAGTTTTCTCCTTTCAGGTTTGATTAGATGATGACCGCTTCTTCAACAACTTCTACAAGACGGAAACGTTTTGTAGCTGAAAGCGGGCGAGTTTCCATGATACGTACGATATCGCCTTCTTTGGCAACATTGTTTTCATCATGAGCTTTGTATTTTTTAGAGTAGTTAATACGTTTACCATAGACTGGGTGGTTACGTTTTGTTTCAACTACAACTGTGATTGTCTTGTCCATTTTGTCAGATACAACACGTCCAACAAGAACTTTACGATTATTGCGTTCCATTGAAATTTCTCCTTCCCTAGTCTATTATTTCGCTTCAGATTGAACTGTTTTAATACGAGCGATTTGTTTTTTAACTTCTTTCAAGCGAGCTGTTTGTTCCAATTGACCAGTAGCAGCTTGGAAACGAAGTTCAAACAATTCTTTTTTCAATTCGTTTTCGCGCTTCGCGAGTTCTTCTTGAGAAAGACCACGAAGTTCTTTAACAAATTCTTTTACTTCATTAAGTTTCATGCCTTCTCCTTATTCTGCTTCACGTTTTACGAATTTACATTTAACTGGCAATTTGTGGCTAGCAAGACGAAGCGCTTCGCGAGCGATCTCTTCAGATACACCAGCGATTTCGAACATCACTTTACCACGTTTAACTGGTGCTACCCAACCTTCAGGTGCCCCTTTACCAGATCCCATACGCACACCGATAGCTTTAGCAGTGTATGATTTGTGTGGGAAGATTTTAATCCAAACTTTACCACCACGTTTCATGTAACGAGTCATGGCGATACGAGCAGCTTCGATTTGGCGGTTAGTGATCCAGTGGCTAGTTGTAGCTTGAAGACCGTATTCACCGAATGCTACTTCTTTTCCACCTTTTGCTTCACCGCGCATTTTTCCACGGAATTCACGACGGTGTTTAACACGTTTAGGTACTAACATTGGTTATTTACCTCCTTTAGTGTTTTTGCGAGCTGGAAGAACTTCACCACGGTAGATCCATACTTTAACACCAAGTTTACCGTATGTAGTATCTGCTTCTTCCCAAGCGTAATCGATATCTGCACGAAGTGTGTGAAGTGGAACAGTTCCTTCAGAGTATCCTTCAGCACGGGCGATATCTGCTCCGTTCAAACGACCTGATACTTGAGTTTTGATTCCTTTAGCTCCAGCACGCATTGCACGTTGGATTGCTTGTTTTTGTGCACGACGGAAAGCAACACGTTGCTCCAATTGACGAGCAATTCCTTCACCTACAAGGTGAGCATCCAAATCAGGTTGTTTGATTTCGATGATGTTGATGTGTACTTGTTTTCCAGTCAATTTGTTAAGTTTCGCACGGAGTGCATCAACATTAGCACCACCTTTACCGATAACCATACCTGGTTTAGCAGTGTGAAGTGAAACGTTAACTTTGTTTACTGCGCGTTCGATTTCGATAGTTGAAACTGCTGCGTCAGCAAGTTCTTTTTGAACGAATTTACGGATTGCAAGATCTTCATGAAGGTAATCCGCGTATTCTTTTTCAGCATACCATTTGGCATCCCAATCACGGATGATGCCGACACGCATACCAATTGGATGTACTTTTTGACCCACGATTTTACCTCCTTATTTTTCTGCAACAGCTACAGTGATGTGAGCTGTACGTTTGTTGATTGGTGAAGCTGAACCTTTCGCACGTGGACGGAAACGTTTCATAGTTGGTCCTTCGTTTGCGAATGCTTCAGATACTACCAAGTTAGCTTTATCCAAACCAAAGTTGTTTTCAGCGTTAGCTACAGCTGAGTTCAAAACTTTCAAGATGATTTCAGCAGCTTTGTTTGGAGTGAATGTCAAAATTGCGATTGCATCGGCTACGCTTTTACCACGGATGTTATCAAGAACAAGACGTGATTTACGAGGTGAAACACGTACTGTACGAGCCATTGCTTTAGCTGAAGTAATTTCTGCCATTTATGTTCTCCTTATTTTCTACGTGTTTTCTTGTCGTCTGCAGCGTGACCTTTGTAAGTACGAGTTGGTGCAAATTCACCAAGTTTGTGACCTACCATGTCTTCTTGGATGTAAACAGGTACGTGTTTACGTCCGTCATAAACTGCGATAGTGTAACCAATGAAACTTGGGAAGATCGTTGAACGACGTGACCAAGTTTTAATAACTTTTTTCTTTTCGTCGTTAGCTTGAGCTTCAACTTTTTTCATCAAATGCTCATCGACGAAAGGTCCTTTTTTAAGACTGCGTCCCATTTTTATA
Above is a genomic segment from Streptococcus mitis containing:
- a CDS encoding 50S ribosomal protein L6 → MSRIGNKVIVLPAGVELTNNDNVVTVKGPKGELTREFSKDIEIRVEGTEVTLHRPNDSKEMKTIHGTTRALLNNMVVGVSEGFKKELEMRGVGYRAQLQGSKLVLAVGKSHPDEVEAPEGITFELPNPTTIVVSGISKEVVGQTAAYVRSLRSPEPYKGKGIRYVGEFVRRKEGKTGK
- a CDS encoding 30S ribosomal protein S13 → MARIAGVDIPNDKRVVISLTYVYGIGLATSKKILAAAGISEDVRVRDLTSDQEDAIRREVDAIKVEGDLRREVNLNIKRLMEIGSYRGIRHRRGLPVRGQNTKNNARTRKGKAVAIAGKKK
- a CDS encoding 50S ribosomal protein L17; translated protein: MAYRKLGRTSSQRKAMLRDLTTDLLINESIVTTEARAKEIRKTVEKMITLGKRGDLHARRQAAAFVRNEIASENYDEATDKYTSTTALQKLFSEIAPRYAERNGGYTRILKTEPRRGDAAPMAIIELV
- a CDS encoding 30S ribosomal protein S8, which encodes MVMTDPIADFLTRIRNANQAKHEVLEVPASNIKKGIAEILKREGFVKNVEIIEDDKQGIIRVFLKYGPNGEKVITNLKRVSKPGLRVYKKREDLPKVLNGLGIAILSTSEGLLTDKEARQKNVGGEVIAYVW
- a CDS encoding adenylate kinase, encoding MNLLIMGLPGAGKGTQAAKIVEQFHVAHISTGDMFRAAMANQTEMGVLAKSYIDKGELVPDEVTNGIVKERLSQDDIKETGFLLDGYPRTIEQAHALDKTLAELGIELEGVINIEVNPDSLLERLSGRIIHRVTGETFHKVFNPPVDYKEEDYYQREDDKPETVKRRLDVNIAQGEPIIAHYRAKGLVHDIEGNQDINDVFSDIEKVLTNLK
- a CDS encoding 50S ribosomal protein L36 — protein: MKVRPSVKPICEYCKVIRRNGRVMVICPANPKHKQRQG
- a CDS encoding 50S ribosomal protein L5: MANRLKEKYLNEVVPALTEQFNYSSVMAVPKVDKIVLNMGVGEAVSNAKSLEKAAEELALISGQKPLITKAKKSIAGFRLREGVAIGAKVTLRGERMYEFLDKLVSVSLPRVRDFHGVPTKSFDGRGNYTLGVKEQLIFPEINFDDVDKTRGLDIVIVTTANTDEESRALLTGLGMPFAK
- a CDS encoding DNA-directed RNA polymerase subunit alpha; this translates as MIEFEKPNITKIDENKDYGKFVIEPLERGYGTTLGNSLRRVLLASLPGAAVTSINIDGVLHEFDTVPGVREDVMQIILNIKGIAVKSYVEDEKIIELDVEGPAEVTAGDILTDSDIEIVNPDHYLFTIGEGSSLKATMTVNSGRGYVPADENKKDNAPVGTLAVDSIYTPVTKVNYQVEPARVGSNDGFDKLTLEILTNGTIIPEDALGLSARILTEHLDLFTNLTEIAKSTEVMKEADTESDDRILDRTIEELDLSVRSYNCLKRAGINTVHDLTEKSEAEMMKVRNLGRKSLEEVKLKLIDLGLGLKDK
- a CDS encoding 30S ribosomal protein S5: MAFKDNAVELEERVVAVNRVTKVVKGGRRLRFAALVVVGDHNGRVGFGTGKAQEVPEAIRKAVDDAKKNLIEVPMVGTTIPHEVLSEFGGAKVLLKPAVEGSGVAAGGAVRAVVELAGVADITSKSLGSNTPINIVRATVEGLKQLKRAEEVAALRGISVSDLA
- a CDS encoding translation initiation factor IF-1, which produces MAKDDVIEVEGKVVDTMPNAMFTVELENGHQILATVSGKIRKNYIRILAGDRVTVEMSPYDLTRGRITYRFK
- a CDS encoding preprotein translocase subunit SecY: MFFKLLREALKVKQVRSKILFTIFIVLVFRIGTSITVPGVNANSLNALSGLSFLNMLSLVSGNAMKNFSVFALGVSPYITASIVVQLLQMDILPKFVEWGKQGEVGRRKLNQATRYIALVLAFVQSIGITAGFNTLAGAQLLKTALTPQVFIMIGIILTAGSMIVTWLGEQITDKGYGNGVSMIIFAGIVSSIPEMIQGIYVDYFVNVPSDRINSSIIFVIILIITVLLIIYFTTYVQQAEYKIPIQYTKVAQGAPSSSYLPLKVNPAGVIPVIFASSITAAPAAILQFLSATGHDWAWVRTAQEMLATTSPTGIAMYALLIILFTFFYTFVQINPEKAAENLQKSGAYIHGVRPGKGTEEYMSKLLRRLATVGSLFLGVISILPIVAKDVFGLSEAVAFGGTSLLIIISTGIEGIKQLEGYLLKRKYVGFMDRTE
- a CDS encoding 50S ribosomal protein L18, translating into MISKPDKNKLRQKRHRRVRGKLSGTADRPRLNVFRSNTGIYAQVIDDVAGVTLASASTLDKEVSKGTKTEQAVAVGKLVAERANAKGISEVVFDRGGYLYHGRVKALADAARENGLKF
- the rpsN gene encoding 30S ribosomal protein S14 (located in the peptidyl transferase center and involved in assembly of 30S ribosome subunit; similar to what is observed with proteins L31 and L33, some proteins in this family contain CXXC motifs that are involved in zinc binding; if two copies are present in a genome, then the duplicated copy appears to have lost the zinc-binding motif and is instead regulated by zinc; the proteins in this group appear to contain the zinc-binding motif), which encodes MAKKSMIAKNKRPAKFSTQAYTRCEKCGRPHSVYRKFKLCRVCFRELAYKGQIPGVTKASW
- a CDS encoding 30S ribosomal protein S11 → MAKPTRKRRVKKNIESGIAHIHATFNNTIVMITDVHGNAIAWSSAGALGFKGSRKSTPFAAQMASEAAAKSAQEHGLKSVEVTVKGPGSGRESAIRALAAAGLEVTAIRDVTPVPHNGARPPKRRRV
- a CDS encoding 50S ribosomal protein L15, whose translation is MKLHELKPAEGSRKVRNRVGRGTSSGNGKTSGRGQKGQKARSGGGVRLGFEGGQTPLFRRLPKRGFTNINAKEYAIVNLDQLNVFEDGAEVTPVVLIEAGIVKAEKSGIKILGNGELTKKLTVKAAKFSKSAEEAITAKGGSVEVI
- a CDS encoding 50S ribosomal protein L30, whose protein sequence is MAQIKITLTKSPIGRIPSQRKTVVALGLGKLNSSVIKEDNAAIRGMITAVSHLVTVEEVN